Genomic DNA from Candidatus Paceibacterota bacterium:
AAGGCAAACCCTCTGGGGTAATGGTAGCTGAATTGAGATATTCAATCTTTTCTATTATTTCTTTTGATTTTTTTAAAAGATTTTCCATTATTTATTTATTAATTCTAATTTCTTATTTTTTCTTAATTTTTTAATTCTAGCTTCTTCTTTTGAGGCGGTAGATCTGTTTTTGAATTTCTTTGAATAAACAATTTTTACCGGTCTTCTAGAAACAGTATACCTTGCTCCCAGCTTTGTATTATTGTGTTCAACAGTTCTTCTTTCTAAATTTGTGGTAATTCCAGTATATAGAGTTTTGTCAGCACATTCAAGAATATAAAGATAATACATATATTCTTTGAAGTTATAGAATCTTTCTAATTTTTTCTAATAAATCAGGGAAAGTTAAATATCCAGCTCTTGCATTAAAATGTCCAGCGTTTGGAATAAAGGAAAGCTCAACGCCTAACTCTTTAGCTAATTGTTCTCCATTACCTAAAGACACATAAGGATCATTGTCTGAATGATAAACGGTGAAATGTTTTGAGTTATTTTTTATGGTATTCCAATCAAAATCAAAACCACTAAAACTACTATCTCGATCATAATTTAGAATCGGTTTTACTCCTATTGGGGTTCCAGTTAGAAAAACTGCCCTAATTGGATACTTGAGTTTTTCTAAAACTCTCAAAGCAAAAACACCACCTAAACTATGTCCAATAATAATGGTATTTTCGTCAATATCCTGTTCATAGTTTTTTAGCACTTCAAACCATTCAAAGATTTTGGCTGGCACTACAGCTGGTGTTGGAAATTGAGGCACAATAACCTTGCAACCTTTTTCTTCCAGTTTTTCTTTTAACCAAGGAAACCAATTTTCCTGCGGATGCCCCTCTGTTCCATGAAAGATGAATACGTTATTAATCATGCCCTGATTGTATCAAAAATTCAAAAAAAGAGACATCTAACGGATATCGCATAAAAGTGTCTCATTTGTCTCATTTTGACGTAAAATAAGGTTATATTGTCGTTTAAAAGACACACTCCTGTTTTTCTTTTAGCGACTCGAGTGCCTCAGCAACACCCGGAAAAAAGTGCTAGAATACCTTTACATGGTCTCATTAGCACAGTACTTAACTCTTAGACACCGCAGTCAGTATTTATTATCGGTAGACGTTGAGGCCTTATTTTCCCGCACTTTTTTGCGCTGATTTTTCTAAAAAACCATGACCCATCCGGGATTCGAAATAGGAAGTAAATTAACTATATTTTAAATATACAATGTAAAAATGTATTCAGAACTAAAAAAATAAAAAAATTATTTATGTTATACTGCAATAGTAATGAAAAAAACCGACGAACAATTAATTTCAGATTACCTAGAAGGAGATGAAAAATCTCTAGAAGTGCTTGTCGATCGATATCTTATAAATATCTATAATTTTGTATATAAACTAGTAAACGATCGTCAAGCAGCGAATGACATCAGTCAGGAATCTTTCATAAAAGCTTGGAAAAATATTCGTAAATATCGACAAGGAAGTAATTTTCAAAATTGGCTTTTAACTTTAACTAGAAATACAGCTATTGA
This window encodes:
- a CDS encoding GIY-YIG nuclease family protein: MYYLYILECADKTLYTGITTNLERRTVEHNNTKLGARYTVSRRPVKIVYSKKFKNRSTASKEEARIKKLRKNKKLELINK
- a CDS encoding alpha/beta hydrolase — translated: MINNVFIFHGTEGHPQENWFPWLKEKLEEKGCKVIVPQFPTPAVVPAKIFEWFEVLKNYEQDIDENTIIIGHSLGGVFALRVLEKLKYPIRAVFLTGTPIGVKPILNYDRDSSFSGFDFDWNTIKNNSKHFTVYHSDNDPYVSLGNGEQLAKELGVELSFIPNAGHFNARAGYLTFPDLLEKIRKIL